The Rosa chinensis cultivar Old Blush chromosome 7, RchiOBHm-V2, whole genome shotgun sequence DNA segment TTACACACATTGAAAAGTCAATAACAACTCTACCTAACATATAAATTTGGTTGCAATCAAAGAACTCAAATACAAGATTAGAATTACAATTAAAGAATCAAAATTCTCATACTCGTATGAGATGCAGATGATACCAAACACCATTGATACCCACTTCAGCACATATCAAGAAAAAGCACAGGATCCAAGATTCAACACTTGGTCTTTGCACATGACTCCCTCTTATGTTCACAAGCTCTCATGTCTATCGGAACAAGCTcgaattcaacctctttctcataAGGAGCAGCCAAAATTCGTTTAATGAATACCTGACTCTCTGAATTAGGATCTGAAACACCAGCTTCTTCTGAAATTGCTTGTTGAGCTCAGAGACAGAAAACACCAATTTCTTATATTCGATAACCCCGTATCCCCAATTCGACCATAAACCATCgaaaacaaatcaaatttcgaaggaaatttcaaattaaaaccctaaatccacaATCCAACAAAAATCCTAAATCGCTTAACAGTGAATCGAATGGCTTACCAGCATAGTGAATGAATACAGATCCATGAAACGAGCATCACGATATGAGGTTTGGATGGATTGGTTTTATGGTTTGAAAAAAACTTTCAGATGCAAAATGAGTTTTTCTGTGTTTGTCAAACAGAGATGGAGGATGGAGGGAGGTTCTTCaaggtttttagtttttagagGAGATCGGGTTTGGATTTGGCAAGATATTTGGGTTCAAGGCGCTGGATTTTCAGTTCAGTGGTTTTGGTTTGAGAGGGCGCACTGTGAAGAAGAGAAAGTTTTCTCTGGGTTTCCAGTTTGATAAATTTGTCGGGAAGGATATTTCATCTAGTGGGGTTTTAATTCCACTTCATGTTGTGCCAAAAAAAATCAGCTAGGatacaatcaaaatcaaatgaatCTCCATTAATTGCACAACAGAAAACTATTGTCTGAAAATGAACCTTGTTTCCAAAATTGACATACCATGGTATAtcactatattcagacaacagtttttttccATTCTGTCgttaaaaaaaatcagacaacagaaaacaaacattctgtcgtctgagctctgtcgtctgatgagtttattggcatagtgaaagCTTATGATCGACTTGAATGGAAATATCTGCAAGCAATTCTTACAAAGTTGGGTTTTCATCCAGCGTGGATCAACATGGTTATGCATAATGTCACCACTATAAGTTACTCTATCTTGATACAAGGAGAGCCTACTCCTCCTTTGTGTCCTACCAGAGGTATTCGACAGGGTGATCCCTTATCACCATATTTATTTATTCTCTGTGTTGAAGGTTTATCTGCACTCATAACACGTGCTGTGCAACACCACATCGTGCAAGGGCTAACTATGTGTCCTCAAGCCCCTACACTTAGTCATATCTTTTTTGCGGATGATAGCCTCCTCTTTGGGATGGCTACCCTGGAAGAATGTAATGCTATCAAACAAATTCTGGATATTTATGAGAAAGCATCTGGCCAGAAAGTTAATTTCCAGAAGAGTAGTGTGGTCTTCAGCAGGAATGTTGACCTGGATCTCCAGAATAGTTTAGCTTCCATTCTTGCAGTCCAACGTGTGAATGAACGTGATAAGTATCTAGGACTACCTCTACGAGTTGGTCGATCTAAAACAGCAAAGTTTGCATACATTAAAGAGAAACTATCCAAGAAATTGATCAGTTGGAAAGCGAAGCTCCTTAGTTGTGATGGTAAAGAAATTCTCATTAAGGCTGTGGCACAAATTATGCCTTTGTATGCTATGAACTGCTACTTGCTTCCCAAAAGTTTGTGTGGCGATATTCATCAACTATGTGCATCGTTCTTTTGGGATGACActgatgaaaagaagaaaatccaTTGGAGGAGTTGGGAAAGGCTCTGTTTGACTAAACAGGAGGGAGGTATgggttttaaaaacatttatgccTATAATATTGCTATGCTTGCCAAACAGGGATGGAGAATTATCTCCAATCCTCAATCACTGATTGCTAGGTTATACAAGGCCAAGTATTTCCAAATTGTACCTTTTGGGAAGCGGACATAGGTGACTCACCTTTATTCTCTTGGAGGAATATTCTTCAAAGCAGACATGTAGTCCAGGCAGGTGTGCAATGGAAGATTGGAGATGGAAAATCAGTCAATATCTGGCAAGATAGATGGTTACCGGTTCAGGGATATGTTCTAGCTTCACGGCCCCAATCCTCAACCTTGAGTACAGTGGCTGAACTCATTGATGAAACTACTAGACAATGGAATGATGGCCTTATCTATACTCTGTTCCCAAAAGAAGTTGCAGATCGTATTCTTTGCATTCCTCTTAGTTGGCAGTCCACAGCTGATCGTCTTATTCGGAGTCTTGAGAAACGGGGGCATTACTCAGTTAAATCAGCATATTGGATCGCACGAAAGAAGATATTATAGCATCTCCTTGTGTCAACTTCTAATGGAGACCCGTATAAAGAATTGTGGAGGTGCTTATGGAAAGCTAAAGTCCCTGGTAAAGTAAGCATTTGTGCATAGAGAGCCTGTAATAATCTCTTGCCTACCCGAGATCGACTCCTATGCAATGTCTACTCTGCAATCATCCTGTGGAAGACGTCACTCATATTTTCTGTAAGTGCTCAGTGGCTTTTGAGATTTTCAAGGCTCCACCTTTTCACTTGCAAGACTTTATGATTCCACCGCTTCACTTTAAAGACTGGATGCTGGAAAGAGCGATCAGTTTAAAGCCTGAGATTTTTGCAAAGCTACTGATGATAGTTTGGGCCTTATGGAAGAATCGTAACAGCTGTCTCTGGAATGGGACTAAGCAGACCGCAGTGGACATCTATCTCAGCAGCCTTGCATGGCTTGAGGAATTTCAAAAGGCTAGAGCTACTCCCAGTACACAAAGTAATGCACAGCAAAAACACACTTGGAAGCTAGTCGCCAATGGAGCTTTTAAACTCAATGTGGATGCTGCGTTTCTACCCCACCAAACAAAAGGGGGTATTGGAGGTGTCATCAGAGATGCCACAGGTCAGTTCTTTGCTGCTTTTGCTGGTCCCATTGCGCATACTGCGTCGCTAAAACAGTGTGAGCTCCTCGCCATCCGAGCGGGGCTTGATCTGGTACAAGCACTACAACTTCAAAAAGTGATAGTTGAAAGTGACTGTATGGAAGCTGTAGTTGAAGTCCAGACAAGAGATCATGCTTTACTCGCTAATGGAGGTTTAGTTGATGACATTAAATAAG contains these protein-coding regions:
- the LOC112178371 gene encoding uncharacterized protein LOC112178371, with product MQCLLCNHPVEDVTHIFCKCSVAFEIFKAPPFHLQDFMIPPLHFKDWMLERAISLKPEIFAKLLMIVWALWKNRNSCLWNGTKQTAVDIYLSSLAWLEEFQKARATPSTQSNAQQKHTWKLVANGAFKLNVDAAFLPHQTKGGIGGVIRDATGQFFAAFAGPIAHTASLKQCELLAIRAGLDLVQALQLQKVIVESDCMEAVVEVQTRDHALLANGGLVDDIK